The nucleotide sequence TTTTCAATCCTGGTACCTCAGGATGATCTCGTGTATAATAAGGTAAAACTTGTTTTTTATTCTCATTTGTAACTTGAAAAATCTTTGTTTTTACATACTTAACAGGTTTAGCTATCCATGTTATGATGGTGTATTAATTGTTAATAATTTGTTTTTTGAGGTGCCGCAAAGTGAAGCTAAATGTTTAATTTTGTATAAAATAATATAAACTATGGAAGTTACTGCGGATATAAGGTTAGGAGATGCCAACAAGATTTTGAAAGAATACTCTGATAATACAGTTGATCTAATAGTCACTTCTCCACCTTATGCTGATCAAAGGAAAAATACATACGGTGGTATTAAACCAAATGAATACGTTGATTGGTTTTTACCTATAAGTAAAGAATTACTAAGAGTTTTAAAGCCTACAGGCACTTTTATTCTTAATATTAAAGAAAAAGTGATGAATGGCGAGAGATGCACCTATGTAATAGAACTTATATTAGAGATGAGAAAACAAGGATGGTATTGGACTGAAGAATTTATTTGGCATAAGAAAAACAGTTATCCAGGTAAATGGCCTAATCGCTTTAGGGATGGATGGGAAAGATTGTTGCAGTTTAATAAAAGCCGAAAATTTAATATGTATCAGGAGGAGGTAATGGTTCCTATGGGTGATTGGGCGGATCAAAGACTTAAAAATTTAAGTGAAACTGATAAGAGGAGAGATGAATCAAAAGTAAAAAGTGGTTTTGGGAAAAATATATCAAATTGGGTTAATCGGAAAATGGCTTATCCCAACAATGTATTACATCTTTCTACCCAATGTAGTAATAAGAATCATAGTGCTGCTTTCCCTGAAGCCCTTCCAGAGTGGTTTATCAGACTTTTTACTAAAGAGGGTGATGTAGTTCTTGACCCATTTACAGGTTCAGGCACCACAAATTTTGTAGCCCAGAGAATGAACCGTCATTCAATAGGTATTGAGATTGTTAAGGAATATTACGATGATCTTAAAAAAAATATACAGCCTAAAGTTTATAAAATTTTATAAACTTTTAACAGTCAATATATGAGAAATATTACTCTTGCGGACGTTAGACAATATGTTGAAGATAACATAGGCACATTCCATGAAAAAAGGCTTGAAAGCCTCAATAATTTGAAGCTTAAGCAAATATTACGAAAGAAAAATCCCTACTTATTTCGCACAAAGCATTTACAGACCTCTGAAGCAATAGTTAGAAAACTTGCTGATGCACATATATCTTCTTCAGAAGAAACTATACTGGGGGATTGGTTGGAAGGCCTTGCAATATTTATTAATGAACAAGAATTTGGGGGTTGGAAATCAGGGATTCGTGGAATAGATTTAGAATTCAATAAAAATAATACCCGATACATAGTAACAATTAAATCAGGGCCTAACTGGGGCAATAGTACCCAAATTGCCAAGATGAAAGATGATTTTATAACGGCAAAGCGAACATTAAGAACAAGTAATTCTCAATTAAATATTGTTGCTATAAATGGCTGTTGCTATGGGCGGTTGCGAAATCCTGATCGAGGGGATCATTTTAAATATTGCGGACAAGATTTTTGGGAGTTTATTTCTGGGGATTCAAATTTATACAAAGATATTATTGAACCATTGGGTCATAGAGCAAAAGAACACAATGAAGATTTTATAGATTCATATTCAAAAGTGATTAATAAGTTCACGAAGGCTTTTTCCGATGATTTTTGTCTGCCCGATGGTTCCATTGATTGGGAGAAATTGGTTGCTTTTAATTCAGGTAGAAAATAATGTGTACAGTAAAAAAAAGGAGCTACAAAACTATCTTTGTAACTCCCTGTTTCTCTGGGCTGCCCGGTTGGGGGTCGAACCCAAACTCTTCTGATTCAGAGTCAGACGTGTTGCCATTACACCACCGGGCAGAATTATTTATACAGCGTGTGCAAAATTAACGATTTTGTATCAATTTTCATTATCGTTTCTTGAATAATTTCAGCGTCTCCCCAGCCGTTCCATCATTTCAAAACACATGCGGCTGTTGTGGTAAGGCCCCTTCCAGGCGCTTACCTTCATATCATCGGGATAATGCTCTCTTTTGCGGGATACACGACGAAACCATTCACCATCTTGCTGGTCTGTCAGGTTTTCCTGAATGAATTTCCAGGTTTTGAAGGCCGCTTCTCTGAATTTTTCTTCGCCGCTTAGCTGATAAGCATTGTAAAAACCTACCACAGCCTCTGCCTGAGGCCACCAGTGTTTATCGGTATCGGTCAATCCTTCCGGCGAAGCCTCATAAATGAGCCCTCCGTCGGGATCAAGGCCTTCCTCCAGGGTTGCCCCGGCCATACGAAGGCCAACCTTCCTGATCTGCTCTTTTAACTTATCGTCCCGCAATACTTCGGCTGCTTCGTATAGCAGCCACGTTCCTTCTATGTCGTGACCATAGGAAATTTCTTCCGAAAGTACCTCGTATTCTTCATTGAAGTATAGATGGAAATGATGGTTCTCCCGATTGATGATGTGTTCCAGGAAAATATCGTTCATCTCCCGGATTCTTTTTTCCACTTCATCCGACCTCCAAACCCTGTACAGGTTGGTGTAAGCCTCCAGCACATGGAGGTGGGTGTTCATGGATTTCAGGGTTTTCATCTGTTTTCCGCCAATGCGAATGTCGTCTGAAAGAGTCCAGTCCCTTTCAAAGGCCTCGAAATACCCTCCATGCTCATCATCATGGCTGTGTTTTTCCATCAGCCGGAAGGTCTTTTTGGCTTTTTCGAGACTTTCCTTGTTGCCGGTTGCTTTATAATACTCCACCATGGAATAGATTCCGAAGGCTTCTGCGTAGATCTGCTTGCCCGGATCGGTGACTTTTCCCTGGTAGCCGACACTCCAGTAAAATCCACCGTATGCATCATCCCAGAAATGTTCATTGATATAGCGGTAAGCCCTCTTTGCTGTGAGCAGGTACTTTTCTTCCTGAAACACCTGGTAGGCCCTGGAAAAAGTCCAGAGTATCCGGGAATTGAGCACCATGGAACGGTCGGCTTGTTCGTTTACCTTTCCCTTGTTGCTGATGGCACCATAAAATCCTCCGTTTACCGTATCTTTGGTTTTCATGATCCAGTAGGGCAGGATGTTTTTCTTAACCTCCCGCCGAAAGGCTTTTGCGCTTTCATCAGGTGATGTTTGGCCCGGCATATGAAGCGCTGCTGATTGAATGTCCCTGTTTTTATTGTGCCCGGTTTTCCCTGAATTAACACCTGATATAAGAATCGTGCATAAAGGCAGTATCACATAGAAGAGTTGATGTCTTTTCATAGCCAAAATTTTTGATCAATTGAACAAGAAAAATAACATTCTATTTTTTAGTTTCAAACTGTTGTTTCATATTGCATGCTTTAATCAGGAGTAAATATACAAAATTCGATAATGAATCAAGAGAACATTACACAAGATGAGGCCTGTAAGGTTTTTGATTATCTGTATCTGAGGGATGATAATCAACGTGTCGATGCCGTCCTCGGATTTGGTCATTTTGATATGAAGATACCCCATACCTGCGGAAAGCTTTATCAGGAGGGATATGCACCAAAGATCATCTTTACCGGGGGAGTGGGGGCCGGAACGGCAGATCTTAAAAAGAAAGAGGCCCAGGTCTTTCGTGATAGACTTTATGCGCATTTCCCGGATATCCCTGAAGAGGATCTCTTAATAGAAGATCAGTCAACCAATACGGGCGAAAACATCTATTTTTTGAAGGAAATGGCTTTTCGTCAATGGCCGGAACACAATTTTTCAAAGAGCGTTTCTTCCGTGATGCTGGTTTGCAATGCAGCACGCCAGAGAAGAACCTGGCTGACCTGGAAGAAGATCCTGCCCGAAGTGCATGCAATCAACTGCCCCCCGGAAACTACCTTTAAGCAGGAACAAGAACTGTTCCGCTCGAAAGGAAGGACACTGGAAAACCTTCTGCTCGGTGAAATGGAAAGGATACTCAATTATCCTGATAAGGGCTTTACCGTGGAAGAAGAAGTGCCTCAGGATGTTTATTCCGCTTACCAGGTTTTGAAAGCGGAATATAAACCTTAGATCAGTACCTTATCTCTGCAAAAAGTATGTTTATAAAATACCAATTGCCAGGCACCAAATTACAAACACCTGCCCGACAGCAGGCGGGATATCCAATGATCAAATTGAAAGGATCCCAATTTCCGGATTGACTGTTTGAAGTTTGTGAGGAGACCGTAGATTCACTTCACCGGTAAGACCATTAATGAAATCGGTAAAACCAGTCATCTCATCGGTAAGGGTGTTCATTTCACCGGCAACATCATTAAGGAGACCGGTAGGACCATTCACTTCACCGGTGACATCAGTAAGGAGATCGGTATGACCAATCATTTTACCGGTGACATCAATAAGAAGATCGGTCGACCAATCATTTCACCGGTGAGATTATTCACTTTATCGGTAATACCAATCATTTTATCGGTAAGCCCATTCATATCATCG is from Bacteroidales bacterium and encodes:
- a CDS encoding site-specific DNA-methyltransferase, producing the protein MEVTADIRLGDANKILKEYSDNTVDLIVTSPPYADQRKNTYGGIKPNEYVDWFLPISKELLRVLKPTGTFILNIKEKVMNGERCTYVIELILEMRKQGWYWTEEFIWHKKNSYPGKWPNRFRDGWERLLQFNKSRKFNMYQEEVMVPMGDWADQRLKNLSETDKRRDESKVKSGFGKNISNWVNRKMAYPNNVLHLSTQCSNKNHSAAFPEALPEWFIRLFTKEGDVVLDPFTGSGTTNFVAQRMNRHSIGIEIVKEYYDDLKKNIQPKVYKIL
- a CDS encoding cytosolic protein, whose translation is MRNITLADVRQYVEDNIGTFHEKRLESLNNLKLKQILRKKNPYLFRTKHLQTSEAIVRKLADAHISSSEETILGDWLEGLAIFINEQEFGGWKSGIRGIDLEFNKNNTRYIVTIKSGPNWGNSTQIAKMKDDFITAKRTLRTSNSQLNIVAINGCCYGRLRNPDRGDHFKYCGQDFWEFISGDSNLYKDIIEPLGHRAKEHNEDFIDSYSKVINKFTKAFSDDFCLPDGSIDWEKLVAFNSGRK
- a CDS encoding AGE family epimerase/isomerase encodes the protein MKRHQLFYVILPLCTILISGVNSGKTGHNKNRDIQSAALHMPGQTSPDESAKAFRREVKKNILPYWIMKTKDTVNGGFYGAISNKGKVNEQADRSMVLNSRILWTFSRAYQVFQEEKYLLTAKRAYRYINEHFWDDAYGGFYWSVGYQGKVTDPGKQIYAEAFGIYSMVEYYKATGNKESLEKAKKTFRLMEKHSHDDEHGGYFEAFERDWTLSDDIRIGGKQMKTLKSMNTHLHVLEAYTNLYRVWRSDEVEKRIREMNDIFLEHIINRENHHFHLYFNEEYEVLSEEISYGHDIEGTWLLYEAAEVLRDDKLKEQIRKVGLRMAGATLEEGLDPDGGLIYEASPEGLTDTDKHWWPQAEAVVGFYNAYQLSGEEKFREAAFKTWKFIQENLTDQQDGEWFRRVSRKREHYPDDMKVSAWKGPYHNSRMCFEMMERLGRR
- a CDS encoding YdcF family protein, with the protein product MNQENITQDEACKVFDYLYLRDDNQRVDAVLGFGHFDMKIPHTCGKLYQEGYAPKIIFTGGVGAGTADLKKKEAQVFRDRLYAHFPDIPEEDLLIEDQSTNTGENIYFLKEMAFRQWPEHNFSKSVSSVMLVCNAARQRRTWLTWKKILPEVHAINCPPETTFKQEQELFRSKGRTLENLLLGEMERILNYPDKGFTVEEEVPQDVYSAYQVLKAEYKP